From the genome of Methylocystis heyeri:
GCACTCTACGAAACGAATGAAGGCAGCTTCGCCGACCAGGCGCTTTCCGGCGCCAAAGACATCCGATCCACACTCGAGGAAATGTTCCGCGCGGCGATCGCTCTTTACACGCCAGCTCGCAGGGGTTGCATGGTAGTTTCGGCGGCAACAAATTGCTCGCCGGAAAACGCAGGCTTGGGGCAGTGGCTGTCTGACCATCGTAAAGCGCGAACCCAGTCCATCATCGAGCGTTTGGAAAAGGCCAAAACAGCCGGTGAAATCGGACGCGAGGTCGATTCAACAGCTCTTGGGGACTGTTGCGCGACCTTGCTTCACGGCCTTTCCGTGCAGGCAAGAGACGGCGTCGATCAAGCTAGGCTCGAGGCTGCGGTTACGACATTCCTGGCGGCATTCGATGCAGTGACTGCCCAAAATCGCTTCTCAGGCAGTCAATAGTTATTCATTGCCCTGCCCTTGAGCAGCAAAACACGTTCAGACCACAACGGCATACTTTGGCAGCCGGACCAGTTCGCAAGGCGCGCGATGAAACGCTTCGGCGCTAGAGGAATTGAAGCCGCAAGCCGCACATTCCCAGCATGATGAGCGAGGCGATGAGCCCTGCAAAGGCACAGCCCCATTTCGCGACAGCATCCGCCGTGCCGCGGCGCGCACCGTGCGAAAGCATGACGATCCGAGTGCCAAAGAAGGAACGCGCGATTCCCCGTGCCAGTTCCGCCGACCAGAACGTTGCCGCGATCTGTAATGCGCTCCTGTGGCGCCGGTGAATCACGCGACCAACGTGAGGGACTAGCGGGATCGGCATAGGCGAAGCAGAAGAGCCCAGGCCCCCACAGCGGAAGCCGCTGACGGCTTTCGCCACGGAGGGACCAGTGGACACCACGCCTCAAAAGCGGGAAGGCCGCTTTTCGGCGACCTTTTCATAATGCTCTGACTTTCAGTGTTTTTTCTGGAGCGGGCGAAGGGATTCGAACCCTCGAACCCAACCTTGGCAAGACTGGGAACCGATGGCTTCGGAGCTCGCGCACTTTTCAGTTCACCGAATGCGCGTTTTGACTCGGCGAACCGACCCTACACTTTTGCCGTTCTTAATCGAGATTTAGAACGGTCCAGCCTGCATACGTTGTTGATTTTAATGGCGCGCCCGAAAGGATTCGAACCTCTGACCCCCAGATTCGTAGTCTGGTGCTCTATCCAGCTGAGCTACGGGCGCATGCGCGGGCGGCGTTTTTGACCCCGAAGGGGTCCAGCGCGCCGGCGCGTAGTTCGTTTAGCCGTAACCAGCATGAATGGCAAGAGCGCCAATTCAGCTTTTTGTCGATTATCGACCTCATGGCGGATTTTCGGCCGGCCGCGCTGCCGACAGCCTCCCCCGCCAGTCTGGCCCCCATATTGCTTTCCGCCGGCGGGGACTGGACGCGTCATGAAAACTTTTCTGGATTGGTCGGCCTACGACACCTACGGCATCGGCGACGCCTATTCCGGCATTCCCGCGACGGGGGGCAATTACGCCAAGGCCGTGGCGGTTTGCATGCACAGCCGCGACTGCCAGAAGACCGCAAAGGGCGTCATGTGCCCGAGCTACCGCATCACCGGCGACCGCAAACACTCCACCGAGGCGCGCGTCGCCGCCTTCAAGGCGGCGCTCAACGACGGCGACGGCGACGCCTCTGCGGTTCGGACGGAACCGGAAAGACGCCGAAGCTTCCTGTTTGAACGTGTTTTCTTCACGCGAACCGGGATCAGCTTCGCTCGAAAACACTCCAAGAGCGCCTTCGCCGATCCCCGCCTCGACGAAGCGATGGATCTCTGCGTCTCCTGCAAGGCCTGCAAGAAGGAATGCCCCAGCGCCGTCGACATGACGCTGATCAAAACCGAATATCTCGCCCAGCGCCACGAGGTGAAGGGCGTGCCGCTGCGCACCCGGCTCTTCGGCGGCGTGCCGGAGTGGGCGGGGCGTCATCGCCCGCTGCTGCGCCTCGCCATCCGCCTGCGCAACCGCCTCTGGCCGATAGCCCGGCTCGCGGAAAAAACCCTCGGCATAAGCGCCCGCCGCGTGATCCCCGAGCCCGCGCCGCAGGCTTTTTCGCACAACGCGCCGATGAGTGAGGCCGCGGCCGCGCGGGGCGAGGTCATCCTTTTCGTCGACACCTTTTGTCATCATTTCGACCCTCACATCGCGGAAGCCGCCCTGGAGGTTCTGGAGCGCGCCGGCTACCGCGTGCGCATCGCCCGTCCGGCCCCGACGGATGCGGAACCCGATCGTCCGCTCTGCTGCGGGCGCACTTATCTCACCACCGGCATGGTGGAAAAAGCGCGGGGCGAAGCCAAACGGGTGCTGGAAGCGTTCCGAGGCGAGATCGCCGCCAAGACGCCGATCGTCGGACTGGAGCCTTCCTGCCTGCTGTCCTTGCGCGACGAGCTCTACAGCCTCGGCCTCGGCCCGGAGATCGGAGACCTCGGCAAGCAGCTCTACCTCTTCGAAGAGTTTCTCTCCCGCGAGCATCAGAACAACGGCCTGCGGCTCGATCTGAAACCCTCAAACCTGCCGAAGGCGCTGGTGCATGGCCATTGCCACCAAAAGGCCTTCGGCGCGATGAAGGCGACGCGCAAGGTTTTGAGCTGGATTCCGGGCTTTGCCTATGAAGTCGTGGAAACGAGCTGTTGCGGCATGGCCGGGAGCTTCGGCCTGGAGGCCGAACATTTCGAAGCCTCGATGCAGATGGCCGAGCTCGCGCTGCTGCCCGCGGTGCGCGCCGCGGCGGAAGACGCGCCGCTGATCGCCAACGGGTTTTCCTGCCGCCACCAGATCGAACACGGCAGCGGGCGTAAGGCGAGACATATCGCCCTGGTGCTGCGGGACGCTCTCGCCGGCGTCGCGCCCTGAAAGCGGGCTCAGCCCGGCCTTTACGGTCTCCATATGATTTCGCCTCTGTTTTGCGGATATGGAGCATGTTCCCAAAAAGTGCGAAGCGGTTTTTGGAAAGGAACATGCTCCGTCAATGAGATTTGGAGCGCGTTCGACTGTGTTTAAACCGAACGCGCAGAGGGCTGCGCCCGAATTTGGAGGCGCCGAAATCGGCCCACAAGCCGGCGCGCGCGAAGCCGAAGCTGCGACAAAATCGCCTCCCCTGCTGGTCGGGCGGACTGTAGCGCACTAACATTAAAAGCTGGAGCGGGCCTTGATCGCGCAGGGCCGCTTGGGGTTACGGCTTGCGGACGGTTCGAGGGGGCTATGATGGAGCAGCCGGCGGTCACCAGCATCCTGCACCCGACCGATTTCTCGCAAAGCAACAATACGGCCTTCGTTCACGCGCTTCGCCTTGCGGTTGCGACGCGTTCGGCTTTGCATCTCTTTCATGTCGACGACCGCTCTGGTCCGGCGGACGCGGAAGGCTTCCCGAACCCGTCGGAGGCCCTGGCCCGGTGGAAAATGCTCGAGCCCGGCGCCGCCCCTGCGGAAATCGAGTCGAAGCTCGGCGTGAGGCTGATCAACGCCAAGACCGAAGCCAGCGACGTCGCCCAGGCCGTGGGCGGCTACGCCGAGCAGCATAATTGCGACCTTCTGGTGCTGATGACCCACGCCTTGAGCTGGCTGGAACGCATGTTCATCGGCTCGCTCGCGGAGGCCAGCGCGAGACTGGCGCATGCGCCGGCGTTGTTCCTGCGCGAAGGCGACGACGGATTCGTCGATAAAGCCACCGGCGCCATAAGGCTCCGACGCGTGCTGATGCCGGTCGCGGCCGAGGTTGGTCCCATGCACGCCTGGGGCGTCGCCTCCAATCTGGTGCGGCTGCTCGAGCCCACTGCTGAATTCCGGGTCGTTCATGTCGGCGAAACCCTGCCGACCTTCGGCAATCTCCTGCCCCATGTCGAACTGCTGAGCGGACCGGTGCTCGAGACGATCCTGGAAATCGCCGACCAGAGCCCTCCGGATCTGATCGTCATGGCGACGGCGGGCCACCGAGGCCTGTTCGACGATGTCAGAGGCAGCACGACGGAAAGGGTGTTGCGCGAAGCTCCCTGCCCGGTTCTGGCGATACCGGGCAAGCAATACCGCGTCTGACGGAAGGTCGTGAACTCTGGCCGCAACGTGGGTGTTCAGCTATATATGGCGGCGTTGCGGTTCCGGGTGGTCGAAAGACAGCCACTGCTGTCAGTAATATCGCAACTCTGCATTTTACAGTCGGAAATTCCGAACCCCACATCAACAGGTTGATTATCCGGATTTGATCTCGCGCCGCACCGCCTCAAATGAGTCATATTCAGGTAATATCTGCGCCGACAGGTATATTTCTCTCGAAACGCGAATCCAATGGTCACGTAAAAGTCTGCACTGCCTCGATTTTTGCGATTCCAGTTTGCATAGTATATTTATACGGTTATGAGATTTACATCTTAATACGATACGTTTTCGTCCCATTGCAGCCTTGACAGGGTTTGAGGCCTGGATAATTCTTAAATATACGTTAGTGGTAGTTCGTCGGCATGAGGAACAGCGAGGCGATTTCGCCGGCCGGCGGGGCCGGCCTCGCGGCGTCATAAGCGGTTGATTCGATATCCAAAGTCGGTCGGCGTCGATGATCGGCGCCTGGTCGCGTTGGGAGGAAGAAATGCGAAAGAACTTTGAAAAGAATATCTTTGGCGTGACGGCGGCCACTCTCCTGGCGGCCGTCTGCGGGACCGGAACCGCACAATCGCAGGAGGCGATCACCGGCGCGCCTCTCGACGTCTCGAGCGTGCGCGGCGGACCTGCCTCCGCCGGAGCCGCGCGGCAGGTGATATTGCGGGACCTGCCCACCATCACCGCCGCAAACCCCGGCCCGGTCAAGAAAGCGTGGCGGCCGAAGACGGTTTTTTCCGCCAGCCAATTAGCGGCGATCAAAGCGCAGGCCGCGCTCCCGGGCGCAAATCCGGCGGCGACGACGCTGTCCGGAGAGCCGACGCCGCCGTCCGACGGGATCACGCCCAATACCCCAGGCGCCAGCATAAGCTTCGAAGGGGACGCCGAGTTCGAGCTCTGCAGCGGCTGGACGCCGGCGGATCAGGCTCTGGCGGTCGGCGAC
Proteins encoded in this window:
- a CDS encoding TetR/AcrR family transcriptional regulator yields the protein MGIASARIYAAFGSKEALFREAVALYETNEGSFADQALSGAKDIRSTLEEMFRAAIALYTPARRGCMVVSAATNCSPENAGLGQWLSDHRKARTQSIIERLEKAKTAGEIGREVDSTALGDCCATLLHGLSVQARDGVDQARLEAAVTTFLAAFDAVTAQNRFSGSQ
- a CDS encoding (Fe-S)-binding protein, with amino-acid sequence MKTFLDWSAYDTYGIGDAYSGIPATGGNYAKAVAVCMHSRDCQKTAKGVMCPSYRITGDRKHSTEARVAAFKAALNDGDGDASAVRTEPERRRSFLFERVFFTRTGISFARKHSKSAFADPRLDEAMDLCVSCKACKKECPSAVDMTLIKTEYLAQRHEVKGVPLRTRLFGGVPEWAGRHRPLLRLAIRLRNRLWPIARLAEKTLGISARRVIPEPAPQAFSHNAPMSEAAAARGEVILFVDTFCHHFDPHIAEAALEVLERAGYRVRIARPAPTDAEPDRPLCCGRTYLTTGMVEKARGEAKRVLEAFRGEIAAKTPIVGLEPSCLLSLRDELYSLGLGPEIGDLGKQLYLFEEFLSREHQNNGLRLDLKPSNLPKALVHGHCHQKAFGAMKATRKVLSWIPGFAYEVVETSCCGMAGSFGLEAEHFEASMQMAELALLPAVRAAAEDAPLIANGFSCRHQIEHGSGRKARHIALVLRDALAGVAP
- a CDS encoding universal stress protein — encoded protein: MMEQPAVTSILHPTDFSQSNNTAFVHALRLAVATRSALHLFHVDDRSGPADAEGFPNPSEALARWKMLEPGAAPAEIESKLGVRLINAKTEASDVAQAVGGYAEQHNCDLLVLMTHALSWLERMFIGSLAEASARLAHAPALFLREGDDGFVDKATGAIRLRRVLMPVAAEVGPMHAWGVASNLVRLLEPTAEFRVVHVGETLPTFGNLLPHVELLSGPVLETILEIADQSPPDLIVMATAGHRGLFDDVRGSTTERVLREAPCPVLAIPGKQYRV